The DNA region AAAACAGGCATTTCGCCGTCCATATATTCAAATTGTCCAGGAGCTATACAAACTAATGTTTTCATATATGTAAATTCTTAACTATAAAATTTATTTATTTTTTACTTCTTGTTCAATATAAACTGGCCCCATCAAACCAGCATCCAATAAGGTATCTCCCGCTAATTGGATAGGCGAAGTTGTCCAGGTCAATCTGTCATTGACAGGCAAGCGCTGATCCTGCATAATTCTATTATGCCAAGTGTTGGCAACTTTGACCACAACTATATTTTTACCTTTTTTCAAATAATTTTTCAAGTTGACACGATATGGAAATGTCCATGCAATACCACAATCTTTTCCGTTTACTTCGACGCTGGCAACATTAGCAACCTTTCCAAGATATAACCATGCATTTGTAAAATCATCTTTTAAGTAAAATTCTTTTTGATAAGCAACTTCACCAGAATAAAATCGAATAGATGAGTCTTTATTATTGGTCCAACTTTCTAGTTTTGGAAAAGTGACAATATTTTTTGGACCTCCATTTTGTTCATCAAACTTTAAATTCCAACTACCATCGAATGAATAAACTTTTTTCCAATTAGAAGAGCTATTTTTCTTGGATTTTAGTGTAGTTGTATTTATGAATACAATAAATTTTGATTCATTTTTACTGAAAAAAGATTTTATGATGGTTCGTCCTTTTTCCGTATACCAATCTGAAACTTGTTCTATTTCGCCTGTCAATGCATTGAAATATTCGGGCACCTTTCCTGATACTCGTAGTGAAATAGTCAATTCTTTATCCAAAGAATCTTGGTTAGATATAAAATAAACATCGAATTCTTTTCCTTTACGATGCGCAAAAGCAATTTTTTCGTCGTAGTCATTATTGTTTTCTGAAAAGAAAATCGCATCTCTTTCCAATCCAATATAATCTAATGTGCTTTGCTTTATTGGTAAGGAAAATACTTTTTTATTGTTTTCATTCCATAGTTTATTGGACGTTTCTTCAACTAAACGATCACCTTCAACTTTATTGGATAATGACAATGCTTGTAATAGTTTTTCACCAATAAAAACAGTTGCACCTTCTTTCACCAATTGATACAGTTTTGTTACAAGTTCAGCACTCATCAATCTTCTATTGGGATTTAATGCATTACTATCTGGAATAACAAGTACACTATAGGAAGCTCCACCTGGAAGAATAATATGACCATTATCAACCTTAGCTAATCTCAACAATGCATCTTTATTGATGGCATCGTATTGGTATCCTCTTAATGGATTGATCCATTTTTCCCAACTTGGAATATTGGCAGAAGAGGTTACGCCTTTTGGCATGGTTGCTAACGGCAAACCGATATTTCTTTTCCTTTCTAGTTCTGTGTTTACTTGCTTTTCTCCAAACAAACCAGGCATATCATCTATAATTCGATCCGGCAATAGCGAACGACTGGGCAATTCTTCCCCAGTAAAAATAGCAATATCGACGACGGGATGACCCTTTTGTAATAAGGATTGACTTCTTGAAATGTAGTCTGTAAAACCTTTGGCTTGTGGCCACCAAGTTTGGTCTCTTTGAAAATACAGTCCTACCCCATCCAAAGTCATGCCTGGCCTACGATCGATCCAAGGATTATGCATAAACACATGAAAAACCAACTTGTTCATACCTAGTGCATAGTTGCGATCCAACAAACCTTTTAGCATGGTAGGATGCTCATCCCAATACATTTTGAGTTCCGTAAAACCTTCCGCTTGAATAATATTTTTTCCATAGATGTGCGCACCTGAAACCGCATCCATCATATCATTAGGTTTGTCATGCGTGGGACTATTTAACCAAAATTCACCCATTGGAACGTCCACTTCCGCATAATGTCTCAATCCATCGCTTACCATCACTGGCGCAACACTTTCTGCCGAAAAAACTTTTCCATCTTTATGCGCCAATTTAGCCATTGTTTTAAAAAAAACATCATTTATCAACTCGGCTATAGTTTGTCTAATATCATACAAAAATCGTTCGGAGGAATCAACACTATTCAAGGGATAACCCGCCATGATAAGCAAAAATGGAACAGGATCATACCCTCTTCTTTTTTTGAATTCATCTGCAAATCTAGGTGACCAGTTTTGACTGCCGCACTCCCAACTATCCACATGAAAACCTGTTAAAACGTCTTTGGATAATTCAGGTCCAATATGTTTAATAATCTCTCCATACCATTGACCATATTGGAAAGCCACAACCGTTGAATCAAACTTATCACATTCTAAACCGCTTCCATTGCCACCTGTTGCATTTGTGTGTCCTGTTGATGTATGTCCTATTCGCAAAATTTTCCATTGACCTGCTGGAACTTTCCAATTTAATTTTCCATTAGCATCCAAATATTTAGTCAAATCCATCATTTTCTCACTGGAAATAATATCATCTTTAGACAAAATATTATTTTCTGTCCTTTGAGCTACGCGCCAAACACTTCCATTTTTGCTCTCATATTGATCGATTTTAGCTTCAGAGGAAAGTTCCAAACCCGATAATTTCAAGCTCTGTTTCCATTTTGCAGCATCCAAATCTTCTGCTCCCGGTTCTGACCCAATAGGATCATATAAAAATCGAAAGTATTTTGCTTTTGTTTCTGGCAAAGAAAAAGTATAGTCTGCATCTGTGTCTTGCCAACCATGTCTTGCAGGAATCAATTTTCTAATTATGGAAAAATGAATACCATCCTCACTAAACTCAATCGTAAGACGATGTGCCTGATAGTTATTACTATTGGTACGAACAACAAGGCTTTTGGCTGTGAACGGTTCTTCAAACGTATATTGAATCCAGCCATTCTCTTTGGACGTAAAATTTTTCTTATTTCCTTTTTGATTTAAAAAACTCAAGTCCGAGGTATCAACATTAGAAGTTACTTTAAGTTTTTTATCGTAAGAGGAATGCACATCCTTGACGGGAAAAGCATATACAGCAATATCCTTATAGTAATTTTTATAGTGGATTGGAACTGGCAAAACACTTTCAAAATCCGCATTTCCATGTAAGACTGTGTCGCTCCAAACTACTTTCTGCATGGACTTATCTTCCGTAATCCAAGGCCCTCCTGCCAATGCAAAACCATCACAATCGTGCATTGCAATATCGATCCCATTTATCTTCGCCTGCTCCATAGCATATTTGACCAATTCCCACCATTTAGGACTTAACTGTGGAGCAGATGGATTATATAATGATGGATTAGCTTCGCCTTTTATAGTCATCAAATAGGCTCCAGCAATATTTGCAGCCTTCATCGCTTTAATATCCGCGGCAATGCCCTCCTTGGAAACTGCTGCTTGCATCCAATACCAAAACACCCATGGTCCCGCTTGTTTTGTTGGGTTTTTGAAATCTTTTTCTAAGGCATCCATAGGAACAATCTTCTGTCCAATTGCATTCAAAGCAAAACAGAAAAATATAGCTAGGAATATATGGATAAATTTTCTCTCCATGCAATTTTTTCCTTATTTAATGAGTACTATATGGCAACCAAACGGACATATCCGAATCTCCTCGGTTTGCCCATGCAAAATACGGGATTAGTTTAGCCTGTATTTTTTTGTAAGAACTATTATCATGGCTTATTGGTCGATATAATGAATTATTCCAACTTTGTTTCTTTTGTAATAAAAAATTTCCTTGCAAAGATGTAAAGCTATAACCCTTAATGTTTGTCGTTATTGGTTTCCATACCTGAGAAGCGTCAAGCGTAACATCAAAAACAGAAACAGAATCTGGCAAATCTTTTGTTTCCAAACAATACACAACAGGACCTTTTTTTACAGCTACTCGACTCCTGCTTTCTTCTACTAAAGGATTGGATTCCATCATATTAGTTGGCATATCCAGATTTAGCTCTACAATATCTCCATTTTTCCAAACTCTATTGATTACACAAAATCCATTTTTTAATTCTTTGTTGGATATTAAAGAACCGTTGATCCTGACGGAATAATTCGTACACCAATTCGGAATACGAAAATTAATTCCCATTTGCGCCTGACTCACATCGTTTATTTTTAAACTAATCAAACCATCCCAAGGATAATTCGTTTTTTGTTCCAAACTTATCTTTTTCCCAATATCCAAAGTAAGTTCAACTTGATTACTTCCATACAAATTGACAAAAAGATTATTCTTGGAAACCGTATATACATAGTTAGGAACTTCAGCAATTGTACGAACTATATTGGGCGGACAGCAATTGGACAATGCAATATATTTTTGACGACCACCTGCCCATCTTAATGTATATGGAAATGCTGCATTGTGCTCCAATGCATTCGTATAAAAATATTTATCACCATCAAGGCTTACACCAGACAATATACCATTGTACAACTCCAACTCTACAATGTCCATATATTTTGCGTCACCTGTATTCAAAAACATTCTCCAATTCCATAACAGATTACCAATATTGGCGCAAGTTTCATTGTGAGCCGTTTTTAGTGGTAATTGAAACGCTCTTCCGTAAGATTGATGGACGCGTTGCACCGTATCAGGATTGTAGGAAGTACCATCAGGAGAAACACCATCATACAAAGCACCACAACCTCCTGTAATATACATCTTACGAAAAGTGACATCATTCCACATTTTATCCAATACACGTATCAAAGAAGTATCTCCCGTTTCCGCAAAAAGATCAGCGGCTCCGGCAAAAAGATAATTGGCTCTAACAGCGTGACCACCAGCATGTTCCATTTTCCTAAAAGCCACGCGATCTGAGTTATCCTCCGTTCCTTCAGGCGTACCTCTGATTAACAATAATTTTTCTGCAAGTTGAAGATATCGAGGATCTTGAACCGTTCTGTACATTTCGATAATGCCCATATAGTGAGAAGGGCAGATAGCATTTCTTGCTTGTTCGGGTGTGGCATGATTGTAAAAGGACAATAAGAAATTAGTTGCTTTAATAGCAACATCTAACAAAGAACGCTTACCTGTTGCTCTGTAGTGCACACAAGCAGCAGTCATCAAATGACCAAAATTATAGGCTTCAAAACTTAACTTATCATCAAACATTTCAGATTTACCCATTTTTTGATGATCGATAATGGATTTTGTATAAAGATAACCATCCTTTCTTTGTGCTTTGACAATCACAGCAATAGCTTTATCAAGCTCATTATCGAGTTGAGTGTCTTTTGTTGTGGCATACATAGCCGCCAAAGCCTCCAATACTTTATAGAAATCTCCGTCATGAAATGAAGGACCAACAAAACTTCCCGTATCCAAACTAGCAGCAATTTCAAAATTTCGGAAAGAATGACTTATAGTTGGGTCGTTGTAAATACGCCATATAGTAGGAATCATTGTATTTTTACATAATTGAAATTCATTGTACCAAAAACCATCTGTCCAATGAACAGAACCCATATCCAACATCTTCATTTGAGAATATTGGCTCGTTTTTGTATCCACCAATGCTTTTTCCTGCGCTTTACTATGCACTAGCAGTAAACAAAATATTATGCTTAGTAAGAATATTTTCATACAATCAATTTATCTAAAAATAACTATCAAAACTTGAACACAGTCTTATCATTAGGCACCTTACCATCTATTGGAACTATATAAAACGAATAG from Rhizosphaericola mali includes:
- a CDS encoding glycosyl hydrolase, translating into MERKFIHIFLAIFFCFALNAIGQKIVPMDALEKDFKNPTKQAGPWVFWYWMQAAVSKEGIAADIKAMKAANIAGAYLMTIKGEANPSLYNPSAPQLSPKWWELVKYAMEQAKINGIDIAMHDCDGFALAGGPWITEDKSMQKVVWSDTVLHGNADFESVLPVPIHYKNYYKDIAVYAFPVKDVHSSYDKKLKVTSNVDTSDLSFLNQKGNKKNFTSKENGWIQYTFEEPFTAKSLVVRTNSNNYQAHRLTIEFSEDGIHFSIIRKLIPARHGWQDTDADYTFSLPETKAKYFRFLYDPIGSEPGAEDLDAAKWKQSLKLSGLELSSEAKIDQYESKNGSVWRVAQRTENNILSKDDIISSEKMMDLTKYLDANGKLNWKVPAGQWKILRIGHTSTGHTNATGGNGSGLECDKFDSTVVAFQYGQWYGEIIKHIGPELSKDVLTGFHVDSWECGSQNWSPRFADEFKKRRGYDPVPFLLIMAGYPLNSVDSSERFLYDIRQTIAELINDVFFKTMAKLAHKDGKVFSAESVAPVMVSDGLRHYAEVDVPMGEFWLNSPTHDKPNDMMDAVSGAHIYGKNIIQAEGFTELKMYWDEHPTMLKGLLDRNYALGMNKLVFHVFMHNPWIDRRPGMTLDGVGLYFQRDQTWWPQAKGFTDYISRSQSLLQKGHPVVDIAIFTGEELPSRSLLPDRIIDDMPGLFGEKQVNTELERKRNIGLPLATMPKGVTSSANIPSWEKWINPLRGYQYDAINKDALLRLAKVDNGHIILPGGASYSVLVIPDSNALNPNRRLMSAELVTKLYQLVKEGATVFIGEKLLQALSLSNKVEGDRLVEETSNKLWNENNKKVFSLPIKQSTLDYIGLERDAIFFSENNNDYDEKIAFAHRKGKEFDVYFISNQDSLDKELTISLRVSGKVPEYFNALTGEIEQVSDWYTEKGRTIIKSFFSKNESKFIVFINTTTLKSKKNSSSNWKKVYSFDGSWNLKFDEQNGGPKNIVTFPKLESWTNNKDSSIRFYSGEVAYQKEFYLKDDFTNAWLYLGKVANVASVEVNGKDCGIAWTFPYRVNLKNYLKKGKNIVVVKVANTWHNRIMQDQRLPVNDRLTWTTSPIQLAGDTLLDAGLMGPVYIEQEVKNK
- a CDS encoding aceric acid hydrolase, which produces MKIFLLSIIFCLLLVHSKAQEKALVDTKTSQYSQMKMLDMGSVHWTDGFWYNEFQLCKNTMIPTIWRIYNDPTISHSFRNFEIAASLDTGSFVGPSFHDGDFYKVLEALAAMYATTKDTQLDNELDKAIAVIVKAQRKDGYLYTKSIIDHQKMGKSEMFDDKLSFEAYNFGHLMTAACVHYRATGKRSLLDVAIKATNFLLSFYNHATPEQARNAICPSHYMGIIEMYRTVQDPRYLQLAEKLLLIRGTPEGTEDNSDRVAFRKMEHAGGHAVRANYLFAGAADLFAETGDTSLIRVLDKMWNDVTFRKMYITGGCGALYDGVSPDGTSYNPDTVQRVHQSYGRAFQLPLKTAHNETCANIGNLLWNWRMFLNTGDAKYMDIVELELYNGILSGVSLDGDKYFYTNALEHNAAFPYTLRWAGGRQKYIALSNCCPPNIVRTIAEVPNYVYTVSKNNLFVNLYGSNQVELTLDIGKKISLEQKTNYPWDGLISLKINDVSQAQMGINFRIPNWCTNYSVRINGSLISNKELKNGFCVINRVWKNGDIVELNLDMPTNMMESNPLVEESRSRVAVKKGPVVYCLETKDLPDSVSVFDVTLDASQVWKPITTNIKGYSFTSLQGNFLLQKKQSWNNSLYRPISHDNSSYKKIQAKLIPYFAWANRGDSDMSVWLPYSTH